One genomic segment of Paenibacillus sp. FSL H8-0332 includes these proteins:
- a CDS encoding AEC family transporter: protein MIQTVLTTLVEVIVPLSIPVAAGALLGRYKQLDTKPLLTLYLYFLSPAIILDTLATADISFDDVYKTLSFSLLNLFLLWGVATLIGKMLKLAPPEAAGLTLISTFTNSVNYGLPLVLLAFGQLGLDKASVYVIAQMVIVNTIGVYFAARSQFSVRSALKSVFSLPAIYAAILALLLRALGLHMPHELASGVSMVAGAYSPVVLAILGAQMVKVRAAHTERNVQLAFWTGLTVRLVLAPLLAALVLLALNITGTLFAVLLILASMPVAVNSVVLAERFGSSPALVSRCIVWTTLASFLVLPVLIAAVGG, encoded by the coding sequence GTGATTCAGACTGTACTCACGACACTTGTTGAGGTCATAGTACCGCTGTCCATTCCGGTGGCCGCCGGAGCGCTGCTTGGACGGTATAAGCAGCTTGATACGAAGCCTCTGCTGACGCTGTACCTGTATTTTCTCAGTCCGGCTATTATTCTCGACACGCTGGCTACGGCAGATATCTCCTTCGATGATGTCTATAAGACACTCTCATTCTCGCTGCTGAATCTGTTTCTGCTGTGGGGTGTGGCGACCCTAATCGGTAAAATGCTGAAGCTGGCTCCGCCGGAGGCCGCCGGTCTCACGCTCATCTCCACCTTCACGAACAGCGTCAATTACGGTCTGCCGCTGGTGCTGCTGGCCTTCGGCCAGCTGGGCCTGGACAAGGCATCGGTCTATGTCATCGCCCAGATGGTGATCGTGAATACGATCGGCGTGTATTTTGCCGCCCGGTCACAGTTCTCCGTGCGCAGCGCGTTGAAGTCAGTCTTCTCGCTGCCAGCCATCTACGCCGCCATTCTGGCGCTGCTGCTGCGGGCGCTGGGCCTGCATATGCCGCATGAGCTGGCTTCCGGGGTTTCGATGGTCGCCGGGGCCTATTCGCCGGTTGTGCTGGCGATTCTCGGCGCGCAAATGGTGAAGGTCAGAGCCGCGCATACGGAGCGCAATGTGCAGCTGGCCTTCTGGACGGGGCTGACCGTCCGGCTGGTGCTGGCTCCGCTACTGGCCGCGCTAGTGCTGCTCGCCCTGAACATCACAGGCACTCTGTTCGCGGTGCTGCTGATTCTGGCCTCCATGCCGGTGGCAGTCAATTCCGTCGTCCTGGCCGAACGCTTCGGCAGCTCGCCTGCACTGGTCTCGCGCTGTATCGTCTGGACGACGCTGGCCTCCTTCCTGGTCCTGCCGGTGCTGATTGCGGCGGTGGGGGGATAG
- a CDS encoding response regulator produces the protein MEGGSRLLAAGMGAGGILVSIGLLYSIQRNIDHGLNRIKEISQDIAADQLNPAVAATVRKDEFGQLAASFFGLAADLHHRTSEERELRLRAEEQAWINTQVSEMALLLQGSVQLKTASRVFIGRLATAVGGSYGAIYLKQGSQLNFAAGYAFDDSAGQQEAIPLGSGLVGQCALDEQMIVLYDLPENYIKVRSGLGEAAPSSLIIVPIKHEQEVIAVMELASLSPFSSKEMQLIERTAQNMGVLMNTLADVARIEELLSETQEQKDELEAQTEELQAQTQELEAQTEELMAQTEELRMQTEQLYDQKTELEMQAESLLSSNEQLQTQMQLTEEQKAEIEAQADELKQQTQELYASNLELQDQMEISRRQTMEIKAQADELQAQTNELLEQKEQLQTQTEELQSQTEELLSQTDTLQAQTDELQVQKEELAASHDQLLLQVKLTEKQKEEIQAQAQEIFMAAQYKSEFLANVSHELRTPLNSLLILSQILAENKDGNLEAKQLEYVHTIFSAGKDLLQLIDEILDLAKLEVGKMTPVIEPVSPQDLSNHIYRHFEQQAKKKNLRFDVHSDNRLPDYLMTDGHRLQQVLNNLLSNAIKFTPEQGSVSLSIRSSGEEVIFAVSDTGIGIAASKLDSIFEAFQQADGTTSRKYGGTGLGLTICRELATLLGGRIEVDSVEGKGSTFSLIIPAVEAGEDARTLAAAASAAASPEIPASEPIRRENPAFRESFVPDISISNPKLLQYAEMDDDRSNLLSGDIILLIIEEDAEFAARLLELARSRGFKAIVAFQGDQGLALAHAYKPDAILLDLHLPVLDGWSIISRLKSRPELRHIPVHVISTAEENQQSLSMGALSFWKKPNDYAELEAAFLQIETYIRRPVKSLLIVEDNKILRSSLVEFIAHPDVNIIAVGTGREAMEHLASHHFDCMVLDLGLSDISGFDLLEQVKTNRKLQTLPVIIYTGKDLSKTDEQRLKHYAESIVIKNVRSMERLYDDTALYLHRKYADLPLDKQRLIENLHNPEAAFAGKSILLVDDDMRNIFALSSVLEGYNMEISFAQNGREALEHLKTHPGTQLIFMDIMMPEMDGYETMEHIRLNPDYDQIVIIALTARALEEDRVKCLEAGANDYISKPINTTQLVSVLKLWLIQ, from the coding sequence ATGGAGGGTGGCTCGCGCCTGCTCGCAGCAGGAATGGGTGCGGGCGGCATTCTGGTCAGTATCGGCCTTCTTTACAGTATTCAGCGTAATATAGACCACGGCCTGAACCGGATCAAGGAGATCTCGCAGGATATTGCCGCAGACCAGCTTAACCCTGCTGTTGCGGCTACGGTGCGGAAGGATGAATTCGGGCAGCTGGCAGCTTCCTTTTTCGGGCTGGCGGCTGACCTTCACCATAGAACCTCAGAAGAGCGCGAGCTGCGGCTTAGAGCTGAGGAGCAGGCCTGGATTAATACGCAGGTGTCTGAGATGGCGCTGCTGCTTCAAGGCTCTGTCCAGCTGAAGACGGCCTCGCGTGTGTTCATCGGCAGGCTGGCTACCGCTGTCGGCGGAAGCTATGGGGCTATATATCTGAAGCAGGGCAGTCAGCTGAACTTCGCAGCCGGCTATGCCTTCGATGATTCCGCAGGACAACAGGAGGCCATCCCGCTGGGCAGCGGCCTGGTCGGACAATGCGCATTGGACGAGCAGATGATTGTTCTGTACGATCTCCCGGAGAATTATATCAAGGTCCGCTCCGGTCTGGGGGAGGCGGCGCCTTCCTCACTGATTATCGTTCCTATCAAGCATGAGCAGGAAGTTATTGCTGTCATGGAGCTGGCTTCCTTAAGCCCGTTCAGCTCCAAGGAGATGCAGCTGATTGAACGCACCGCACAGAACATGGGGGTGCTGATGAATACCCTGGCGGATGTCGCCAGAATTGAAGAGCTGCTGAGTGAGACACAGGAGCAGAAGGATGAACTGGAAGCTCAGACTGAAGAGCTGCAGGCCCAGACTCAGGAGCTGGAAGCTCAGACCGAAGAGCTGATGGCGCAGACCGAGGAACTGCGGATGCAGACTGAGCAATTGTATGACCAGAAGACAGAGCTGGAGATGCAGGCGGAGAGCCTGCTAAGCTCCAATGAACAGCTCCAGACGCAAATGCAGCTGACAGAGGAGCAAAAAGCCGAGATTGAGGCCCAGGCCGATGAGCTGAAGCAGCAGACGCAGGAGCTATACGCCTCCAATCTGGAATTGCAGGATCAAATGGAGATTTCGCGCCGGCAAACCATGGAGATCAAGGCTCAAGCCGATGAGCTGCAGGCCCAGACGAATGAATTGCTGGAGCAGAAAGAGCAGCTCCAGACCCAGACGGAAGAGCTTCAATCTCAGACTGAGGAGCTTCTATCCCAGACGGATACACTACAGGCCCAGACCGATGAGCTGCAGGTCCAGAAGGAAGAGCTGGCCGCCTCCCATGATCAGCTTCTGCTTCAAGTCAAGCTTACCGAGAAGCAGAAGGAGGAGATTCAGGCGCAGGCACAGGAGATCTTCATGGCCGCGCAGTACAAATCGGAATTCCTGGCCAATGTCTCCCATGAGCTGCGAACACCGCTGAACAGCCTGCTGATCCTCTCGCAGATTCTGGCCGAGAACAAGGACGGCAATCTGGAGGCGAAGCAGCTGGAATACGTCCATACGATCTTCTCCGCAGGCAAGGATCTCCTGCAGCTGATCGATGAGATTCTTGATCTGGCGAAGCTGGAGGTCGGCAAAATGACCCCTGTGATCGAGCCGGTCTCCCCGCAGGATCTCAGCAATCATATCTACCGCCATTTCGAGCAGCAGGCCAAGAAGAAGAACCTGCGGTTCGATGTCCATTCTGACAACCGGCTGCCTGATTATCTGATGACCGACGGCCACCGATTGCAGCAGGTCTTGAATAACCTATTATCCAATGCCATCAAATTCACACCGGAGCAAGGCTCCGTCTCCCTGTCGATCCGCAGCAGCGGCGAAGAGGTCATCTTCGCCGTCAGCGACACCGGTATCGGCATTGCCGCCTCCAAGCTGGACAGCATCTTCGAGGCCTTCCAGCAGGCGGACGGCACCACCAGCCGCAAATATGGCGGAACCGGCCTCGGCCTTACGATCTGCCGGGAGCTGGCTACACTGCTCGGCGGAAGAATCGAGGTTGATTCCGTAGAGGGCAAGGGCAGCACCTTCTCCCTGATCATTCCCGCCGTGGAAGCAGGAGAGGATGCCCGGACCCTTGCTGCCGCAGCTTCAGCAGCAGCCTCTCCTGAGATTCCGGCTTCCGAGCCTATCCGCCGCGAGAATCCGGCCTTCCGCGAGTCCTTCGTGCCCGACATTTCGATCTCCAATCCGAAGCTGCTGCAATATGCTGAGATGGATGATGACCGGAGTAATCTGCTAAGCGGGGATATTATTCTCCTGATCATCGAGGAGGACGCCGAATTCGCCGCCCGGCTGCTGGAGCTGGCGCGCAGCCGGGGCTTCAAGGCCATCGTCGCCTTCCAGGGCGATCAGGGACTTGCCCTGGCCCATGCCTACAAGCCTGATGCGATCCTACTGGATCTGCATCTTCCCGTTCTGGACGGCTGGTCCATTATCAGCCGCCTGAAGAGCCGGCCGGAGCTGCGGCATATCCCCGTGCATGTCATCTCAACAGCTGAAGAGAACCAGCAGAGCCTGTCGATGGGCGCCTTGTCCTTCTGGAAGAAGCCGAATGATTATGCGGAGCTGGAAGCAGCCTTCCTTCAGATCGAGACTTATATCCGCCGTCCGGTGAAGAGTCTGCTGATTGTCGAAGACAATAAGATTCTGCGCAGCAGCCTTGTCGAATTCATCGCCCATCCCGATGTGAACATTATTGCGGTTGGCACCGGAAGAGAAGCAATGGAGCATCTGGCCAGCCATCATTTTGACTGTATGGTACTGGACCTGGGCCTCTCGGATATTTCCGGCTTCGACCTGCTGGAGCAGGTCAAGACCAACCGCAAGCTGCAGACCCTGCCGGTGATCATCTATACAGGCAAGGATCTCAGCAAGACAGATGAGCAGCGCCTTAAGCACTACGCCGAGAGCATTGTGATTAAAAACGTGCGTTCAATGGAACGGCTCTATGACGATACGGCCCTGTACCTCCACCGCAAGTATGCAGACCTTCCGCTGGACAAGCAGCGTCTGATTGAGAACCTTCATAATCCGGAAGCCGCTTTTGCCGGAAAAAGCATTCTGCTTGTGGATGATGATATGCGTAATATCTTTGCGTTATCCAGCGTGCTGGAAGGTTATAATATGGAGATCAGCTTTGCCCAGAATGGCAGAGAAGCCCTTGAGCATCTGAAGACCCACCCCGGCACCCAGCTCATATTCATGGACATCATGATGCCAGAGATGGATGGTTACGAGACGATGGAGCATATCCGGCTTAACCCGGACTATGATCAGATTGTCATTATCGCGCTGACCGCCCGCGCCCTGGAGGAAGACCGGGTCAAATGCCTTGAAGCAGGGGCCAACGATTATATATCCAAACCAATTAATACCACACAGCTGGTGAGCGTGCTGAAATTATGGTTGATTCAATAG
- a CDS encoding xanthine phosphoribosyltransferase, translating to MKVLEERIRQEGLILSETVLKVDSFLNHQVDTALALAIGKEFAAVFGDRQITKVLTVEASGIQFAMAAGIALGVPFIYAKKKKAITLSEAVYSAPVHSFTRQEDYQISISQKYLGPDDTVLIVDDFLATGAALVGLCDIVAESGAQLAGVGCVIEKSFQEGRGLLEQRGIPVYSLARIASMSPGEIHFIDNEGLLKECAGC from the coding sequence ATGAAAGTATTGGAAGAACGCATTAGACAAGAAGGCTTGATTCTATCGGAGACTGTACTGAAAGTGGACTCATTTCTGAACCATCAGGTAGACACGGCGCTTGCGCTTGCGATCGGGAAGGAATTCGCAGCGGTCTTCGGGGACCGGCAGATCACCAAGGTGCTGACTGTAGAGGCCAGTGGTATTCAGTTCGCCATGGCGGCGGGGATTGCGCTGGGTGTGCCGTTCATCTACGCCAAGAAGAAGAAGGCAATCACCCTGTCCGAAGCGGTGTATTCGGCACCGGTACACTCCTTCACCCGTCAGGAGGACTACCAGATCAGCATCTCGCAGAAATATCTCGGGCCGGACGATACCGTATTGATTGTCGATGATTTCCTGGCTACCGGTGCGGCACTTGTAGGGCTATGCGATATCGTAGCAGAGTCCGGGGCGCAGCTGGCCGGGGTCGGCTGCGTCATCGAGAAGAGCTTCCAGGAGGGACGCGGTCTGCTGGAGCAGCGCGGAATTCCGGTGTATTCCCTGGCGCGGATTGCTTCGATGTCGCCGGGTGAGATTCATTTCATAGATAATGAAGGATTACTCAAGGAGTGTGCAGGATGTTAA
- a CDS encoding AraC family transcriptional regulator: MDQLWKGMNSIDGNLQIPFVPAKLRAASAKYNSSLGRHWPPFLKDISEWPGLLQNKTRPYAVEREGYLLLNEGEQYAIAIESETEVDSFCVFFKTGFAEEVHRAVHLGIEKSLDDPFSETTHPLQFYTKSYRHSHLITPLIENFKNSLPVLGSENLWVDEQYQNLIHALLNVHQKISQEINTVPGTRPATREELFRRLTVAYEYLHAYYNQNVSLEEVSKVSCLSKNHLIRNFRHFFKRTPHQFILEKRMLEAQRLLAQTESSVTEISLSIGFDNVSSFNKVFKQRTGLSPRMFRKK; encoded by the coding sequence ATGGACCAACTGTGGAAGGGGATGAACTCTATAGATGGGAACCTCCAGATTCCCTTTGTTCCAGCAAAACTTCGTGCTGCAAGCGCGAAGTACAACTCATCATTGGGAAGGCACTGGCCCCCTTTCCTTAAAGACATTTCGGAATGGCCGGGCCTATTACAAAACAAAACTCGGCCATATGCTGTTGAGCGAGAGGGCTACCTCCTGTTAAATGAAGGGGAGCAGTACGCTATAGCCATTGAGTCAGAAACCGAAGTCGACTCTTTTTGTGTATTTTTCAAGACTGGCTTTGCTGAAGAGGTTCATAGAGCCGTTCATTTAGGAATAGAGAAGTCCTTAGACGATCCATTTTCAGAAACAACGCACCCGTTGCAATTTTACACCAAGTCATACCGCCATAGTCATTTGATAACTCCGCTTATCGAGAACTTCAAGAACTCCTTACCTGTACTCGGTAGCGAGAATCTCTGGGTCGATGAACAGTATCAAAATCTAATTCATGCACTGCTTAACGTCCATCAGAAGATTTCTCAAGAAATTAATACCGTCCCCGGTACGCGTCCGGCCACCAGGGAGGAGCTGTTCCGGCGGTTGACCGTAGCATACGAATACTTGCATGCGTACTACAACCAAAATGTGTCTCTTGAAGAAGTCTCAAAGGTCTCATGTCTCTCTAAAAACCATCTGATCCGCAACTTCCGCCACTTTTTCAAAAGAACGCCACACCAGTTCATCCTCGAAAAAAGGATGCTTGAAGCACAGCGTCTCCTTGCTCAAACGGAAAGCAGTGTAACCGAGATTAGCCTAAGTATTGGCTTCGACAATGTCTCTTCCTTCAATAAGGTTTTTAAACAAAGAACGGGACTCTCACCCCGGATGTTTAGAAAAAAGTGA
- a CDS encoding ATP-binding protein: MEYPINILVVDDRADELLSLQALLADSPYRLVQALTGMDALKCLLEQEFALIIMDVLMPGMNGFETAKRIKMRQKSRDIPIIFLTSLTSELENYMMAYSAGAIDYLTKPFHPTVLKSKIDGFVRLYQTRKELQLKTQELETANSILTELKETAEVALRIKSGFLAMMSHEIRTPLNGIIAMSDVLRSSELSADDQEMAEIIHTSGHALVSVITHILDFTKIESGKMELDYELFNLHSCVKETVDLFRALARERSLTLETSIDPDIPALLIGDPNRLRQVLNNLIGNAIKFTITGGVKVHVHLRQVMDQLLELEFIIEDTGIGIPADKMNYLFQPFTQIGATINRKFGGTGLGLSICKMLVDLMGGRIYAKPDVVGGATFIFTIQVTEGHPD, encoded by the coding sequence ATGGAGTATCCGATTAATATTTTAGTTGTAGATGACCGGGCAGACGAGCTCCTGTCCCTTCAGGCCTTGCTGGCCGATTCGCCCTACCGGCTGGTTCAAGCCCTCACCGGCATGGATGCGCTGAAATGTCTGCTGGAGCAGGAATTCGCCCTGATCATTATGGATGTGCTGATGCCTGGGATGAACGGATTTGAAACGGCGAAGCGGATTAAGATGCGTCAGAAGTCACGGGATATTCCCATCATTTTCTTAACCTCGCTTACCTCCGAGCTGGAGAACTATATGATGGCCTACTCAGCCGGGGCGATTGACTACCTGACCAAGCCGTTCCATCCGACCGTGTTAAAAAGCAAGATTGACGGCTTCGTCCGTCTCTACCAGACCCGCAAGGAGCTACAGCTCAAAACGCAGGAGCTGGAGACCGCCAACAGCATCCTGACTGAGCTGAAGGAGACCGCCGAGGTGGCCCTGCGAATTAAGAGCGGCTTCCTCGCCATGATGAGCCACGAGATCCGCACCCCGCTGAACGGGATTATTGCCATGTCAGATGTGCTTCGTTCCTCCGAGCTGTCCGCTGACGACCAGGAGATGGCCGAGATTATTCATACCAGCGGTCACGCGCTTGTATCTGTCATTACGCACATCCTGGACTTCACCAAGATTGAATCCGGTAAAATGGAGCTCGATTACGAGCTCTTCAATCTTCACTCCTGTGTCAAGGAGACCGTTGATCTGTTCCGGGCGCTGGCTAGAGAACGCAGCCTGACCTTGGAGACCTCTATTGATCCTGACATTCCTGCCCTGCTTATCGGTGACCCCAACCGTTTGCGGCAGGTACTGAATAACCTGATCGGCAATGCCATCAAGTTCACGATCACCGGCGGCGTCAAAGTGCATGTCCATCTCCGGCAGGTCATGGACCAGCTGCTGGAGCTGGAATTCATTATTGAAGATACCGGTATTGGCATTCCGGCGGACAAGATGAACTATCTATTCCAGCCGTTCACCCAGATCGGAGCCACCATCAACCGCAAGTTCGGCGGAACCGGCCTCGGACTGTCCATCTGCAAAATGCTGGTCGACCTCATGGGCGGTAGGATCTATGCCAAGCCCGATGTAGTGGGCGGAGCTACCTTCATCTTCACCATCCAGGTCACTGAAGGCCATCCGGACTGA
- a CDS encoding Abi family protein — protein sequence MPRDKAFNTIFDQIRLLKNRGLQINNLSSAKEHLKDKNYFDLINGHETLLLDDAKRSPKKYTKKSFDNFLRLHDFDKQFSSLILKKISEFETKLKTTISYHFCKNHCSTLAENNNYIDINHYNKPGLTDGPKQYVKYFYHSNDQEKTHKLFTQLSQPEIGKYALM from the coding sequence GTGCCAAGAGACAAAGCATTTAATACTATTTTTGATCAGATTCGGTTATTGAAAAATAGGGGTTTGCAAATTAATAATTTGAGCTCTGCTAAAGAACATCTTAAAGATAAGAACTATTTTGATCTTATAAATGGTCATGAGACACTCCTACTTGATGATGCAAAACGTTCACCTAAGAAATATACTAAAAAGTCATTTGATAATTTTTTAAGGCTCCATGATTTTGACAAACAATTTTCGAGCCTAATACTAAAGAAAATATCTGAGTTTGAAACTAAATTAAAAACAACAATCTCATATCATTTTTGTAAAAATCATTGCTCAACTTTGGCAGAAAACAACAACTATATAGACATAAATCACTATAATAAACCAGGATTAACTGATGGTCCAAAACAATATGTGAAATATTTTTACCATTCCAATGATCAAGAAAAAACACATAAATTATTTACTCAACTTTCGCAGCCTGAAATCGGCAAGTACGCCTTGATGTAA
- a CDS encoding transposase, protein MIKQKSSLDQLPPEMRPAFQELGVLKHLRKAGFKKTFGYTCSHLFMLVFVLLFHQKNWFRLLESSKGEAFPGKDAVYRFLNHSQFAWRRFLTSLSSDTVQRVETLTSVTRTSVFIVDDSMFERNRSKAVELLARFKDHATGAYYKGFRMLTLGWSDGHTFLPLDFALLSSVKAGLTGIHPEIDKRSSGYKRRKEALLSAPHLVSELLDRAIASGVSATYVLMDSWFTHAPLIGRVVERGLHVIGMVKNDNKRYLVHGKRVDLKGLYRSATQVQGKQRNILRQIHTELVPGIPVVVVFVRHRSKKNEWLAILSTDLTLTAPEIIQIYALRWDIEVFFKCTKSLLRLQKEFQGRSYDLLISHTTIVFSRYILLAWQHRQSTDQRTLGGLFYLLCDEVGTLDWAVALQQLVELMNEIANQVGKKLSAMIKSQLQHWIAALPNYIKAYLPISGCES, encoded by the coding sequence ATGATAAAACAAAAGTCGTCCCTAGATCAACTCCCACCTGAAATGAGACCTGCTTTTCAGGAACTCGGTGTCTTGAAGCACTTGAGAAAAGCAGGATTCAAAAAGACGTTTGGTTATACCTGTTCCCATCTATTTATGCTCGTTTTTGTCTTGCTTTTTCATCAGAAGAACTGGTTTCGTCTGCTCGAAAGTTCCAAAGGTGAAGCGTTTCCTGGCAAAGATGCCGTCTACCGGTTTCTGAATCACAGCCAATTTGCTTGGCGGCGTTTCTTGACTTCACTCAGCAGCGACACCGTTCAGCGAGTCGAAACCTTGACCTCCGTCACGCGAACTTCCGTGTTCATCGTCGACGATTCCATGTTTGAACGAAATCGCAGCAAAGCCGTAGAACTTCTGGCTCGGTTCAAGGATCACGCCACCGGTGCTTATTATAAGGGATTTCGTATGCTGACTTTAGGCTGGTCGGACGGCCATACGTTTCTCCCTTTGGACTTCGCCTTGCTCAGTTCCGTGAAGGCTGGACTAACCGGTATTCATCCGGAAATCGATAAGCGATCCTCTGGGTACAAACGCCGAAAAGAAGCTCTTCTTTCGGCCCCACATCTGGTTTCTGAACTGCTGGATCGGGCCATCGCCTCGGGTGTTTCTGCGACTTACGTACTCATGGATAGCTGGTTCACTCATGCGCCCTTAATCGGGCGAGTGGTGGAACGAGGTCTTCATGTCATTGGCATGGTGAAAAACGACAACAAGCGATATCTCGTTCATGGCAAGCGGGTCGATCTCAAAGGTCTTTACCGATCCGCTACACAAGTGCAAGGGAAGCAGCGGAATATTTTGCGTCAGATTCATACGGAACTGGTTCCTGGTATTCCGGTCGTTGTGGTCTTTGTTCGCCATCGCTCCAAGAAAAACGAGTGGCTCGCGATTCTATCGACGGATCTCACACTGACGGCACCGGAAATCATTCAAATCTACGCTTTACGCTGGGATATCGAAGTCTTTTTTAAATGCACGAAATCCTTGCTACGCCTGCAAAAAGAGTTCCAAGGTCGTTCGTACGATCTGCTCATTAGCCATACCACCATTGTCTTTTCCCGTTATATACTGCTGGCTTGGCAGCATCGGCAAAGTACCGATCAACGGACGCTCGGTGGACTGTTTTATTTGCTTTGCGATGAAGTGGGTACCTTGGATTGGGCAGTAGCTTTACAACAACTGGTGGAATTGATGAACGAGATCGCCAATCAAGTCGGCAAAAAGCTATCCGCTATGATTAAAAGTCAACTCCAGCACTGGATCGCCGCTCTGCCCAATTACATCAAGGCGTACTTGCCGATTTCAGGCTGCGAAAGTTGA
- a CDS encoding nucleobase:cation symporter-2 family protein has protein sequence MLSKQKVFALGLQHVLAMYAGAVIVPLVVGGALNLNGTQMAYLIAADLFTCGLATLLQIMGSKYFGSGLPVVLGCTFTAVSPIIAIASGSNLATAYGAIIISGLFVVLAAPVYGKLLKFFPTVVTGSVVTIIGLSLIPVAMNNVAGGQGSADFGQPRNLLLALITLLVILAVNRLTTGFLRSVSVLVGLVVGTVIGYAMGIVHFSTVTTASWVSVAQPFYFGWPQFSVTAIFTMIIVNIVSMVESTGVYFAVGKATDQQVEQKQIVNGLRSEGLAIMLGGLFNAFPYTAFSQNVGLLSLTRVKTRNVIFAAGGIMVVLGLLPKLAALTTVVPNAVLGGAMIVMFGSVAASGMSILSDVDLRKDGNLLIAACSIAVGLGSAVLPSMFDQLPEFARMLLQNGIVSGSLTAIILNIFLSKTQESAVPAAAAPETK, from the coding sequence ATGTTAAGCAAACAGAAGGTATTTGCCCTAGGGCTTCAGCATGTACTGGCGATGTACGCCGGAGCGGTCATTGTACCGCTGGTTGTCGGGGGAGCGCTCAATTTGAACGGTACGCAGATGGCGTATCTGATTGCAGCGGATCTGTTCACCTGTGGACTGGCGACCCTGTTGCAGATTATGGGCAGCAAATATTTCGGAAGCGGGCTGCCGGTAGTTCTCGGCTGTACCTTCACGGCGGTTAGCCCGATTATCGCCATCGCTTCAGGCTCCAATCTGGCGACGGCTTACGGCGCAATCATTATCTCCGGGTTGTTCGTGGTGCTGGCAGCCCCGGTGTACGGGAAGCTGCTGAAGTTCTTCCCGACCGTGGTCACCGGCTCGGTAGTCACAATTATCGGGCTGTCGCTGATTCCCGTCGCGATGAATAATGTAGCCGGCGGCCAGGGAAGCGCCGACTTCGGGCAGCCCCGCAATCTGCTGCTGGCTCTGATCACCCTGCTCGTTATTCTGGCCGTGAACCGGCTGACTACAGGGTTCCTGCGCTCAGTATCCGTGCTGGTAGGTCTGGTAGTAGGCACTGTGATCGGCTATGCCATGGGCATTGTGCATTTCTCTACCGTGACCACAGCCTCCTGGGTCAGTGTCGCACAGCCGTTCTACTTCGGCTGGCCGCAGTTCAGCGTCACCGCGATCTTCACAATGATTATCGTGAATATCGTGTCTATGGTCGAATCAACGGGAGTCTACTTTGCCGTTGGTAAGGCGACAGACCAGCAGGTGGAGCAGAAGCAGATCGTGAACGGCCTGCGCTCCGAGGGGCTGGCCATCATGCTGGGCGGCCTGTTCAACGCCTTCCCGTACACCGCATTCTCCCAGAATGTCGGCTTGCTGTCGCTGACGCGGGTGAAGACGCGGAATGTTATTTTTGCAGCGGGCGGAATTATGGTCGTGCTGGGGCTGCTGCCGAAGCTGGCGGCACTGACTACAGTGGTGCCGAATGCGGTGCTGGGCGGGGCGATGATCGTCATGTTCGGCTCGGTTGCCGCTTCCGGTATGTCGATTCTGTCCGATGTGGATCTGCGCAAGGACGGCAATCTGCTGATTGCCGCCTGCAGCATCGCGGTGGGCCTTGGCTCTGCCGTGCTTCCGTCCATGTTCGACCAGCTGCCGGAATTCGCCAGAATGCTGCTGCAGAACGGAATCGTATCCGGGTCGCTGACAGCGATCATCCTGAATATCTTCTTGTCGAAGACTCAGGAGAGTGCGGTTCCTGCAGCCGCCGCTCCGGAAACCAAGTAA
- a CDS encoding VOC family protein encodes MHSEFQIKGIGQISIRVHDMEAATRFYQDTLGLNLLFQIPNMTFLECNGIQMVLGIAEDPRFDHPSSVFYFKVDNIQASYETLVGRNVHFLDKPHKVAEMGQTATWMTFFQDPDQNVHALMSEVPVS; translated from the coding sequence ATGCATTCAGAATTTCAAATTAAAGGCATTGGGCAAATATCCATTCGGGTACATGACATGGAAGCTGCTACCCGATTCTATCAAGATACCCTAGGCCTAAACCTGTTATTTCAGATCCCAAACATGACCTTCCTGGAGTGTAACGGGATTCAGATGGTCTTGGGTATTGCTGAAGACCCGCGATTCGATCATCCCAGCTCGGTGTTCTATTTCAAGGTTGACAATATTCAAGCATCGTACGAAACGTTAGTCGGGCGGAATGTACATTTCCTGGACAAGCCGCATAAAGTGGCTGAGATGGGTCAAACCGCAACCTGGATGACGTTCTTTCAGGACCCCGACCAGAATGTACATGCACTGATGAGTGAAGTACCTGTGTCTTAA